In Leishmania braziliensis MHOM/BR/75/M2904 contig, possible fusion of chromosomes 20 and 34, the following proteins share a genomic window:
- a CDS encoding putative ribosome biogenesis protein, which produces MTGACKKRSRSALAAAAPAAESAQPPVESSADVEDVAKVMMNREEEMVGQLHVQRVQSTKKMTNRQKMLVLGARSMTSKDRHLLLDLRGFMPHSREHQKIRRTNTLGDDLVDLCGLHQCNSVMFVEPHRNDASYLWIGQAPSGPSIKMQINNVHTADEIRMAGNCLKYSRPLLHFDRDFELHPHLRVAKSLLHMAFNTPRYHPKSKPFVDRIMSFLWLDGHIWVRNYQIVPTSPPSLMEIGPRFTLEPVAIFNGCCKGNVLWKNAAARPPTEQRRDRKLRRLEKQQANEVIKEKSDRHKALHPAPSADPLDLVFRD; this is translated from the coding sequence ATGACAGGTGCGTGTAAGAAACGCTCTCGTTCCgcactggcagcagcagcgccggcggctGAGTCTGCGCAGCCGCCAGTGGAATCCTCAGCCGACGTGGAAGATGTCGCCAAGGTGATGATGAATCGCGAGGAAGAGATGGTCGGTCAATTGCAcgtgcagcgcgtgcagtCAACCAAAAAGATGACGAATCGGCAGAAGATGCTGGTGCTCGGTGCCCGCAGTATGACGAGCAAGGaccgccacctgctgcttgACCTGCGTGGCTTCATGCCGCACTCCCGCGAACACCAGAAGATTAGGCGCACCAACACCCTCGGCGATGACCTCGTCGATCTCTGTGGGCTGCACCAGTGCAATAGTGTTATGTTCGTCGAGCCGCATCGAAACGACGCCAGCTACCTGTGGATCGGACAGGCCCCCAGCGGCCCGAGCATCAAGATGCAGATCAACAACGTGCACACGGCAGACGAGATTCGTATGGCGGGCAACTGCCTCAAGTACAGCCGTCCGCTTCTCCACTTCGATCGCGACTTTGAGCTCCACCCGCATCTGCGTGTGGCgaagtcgctgctgcacatggCCTTCAACACACCTCGCTACCACCCCAAGTCGAAACCTTTCGTGGACCGCATCATGTCTTTCCTGTGGCTCGATGGCCACATTTGGGTGCGCAACTACCAAATTGTGCCGACAAGCCCACCGTCACTGATGGAGATCGGGCCCCGATTCACCTTGGAGCCAGTGGCGATCTTCAACGGGTGCTGCAAGGGAAACGTACTGTGGAAAaacgcggcggcgaggccaccgacggagcagcgccgcgaccGCAAGCTGCGTCGCCTCGAGAAGCAGCAAGCCAACGAGGTCATCAAGGAGAAGTCCGATAGGCATAAGGCGCTCCACCCGGCACCCAGCGCTGACCCGCTCGACCTCGTCTTCCGTGACTGA
- a CDS encoding putative N-acyl-L-amino acid amidohydrolase, whose product MSFVQTLITAVQPEVVQWRRHIHEHPYVAYEEQPTADYVADLLGCMPAPLDIRRLTPNSVVADLRGGAGEGPMYALRADMDALPLQEESGEPFSSKRPGVMHACGHDAHTAMLLGAVKVLCQMRDRIRGTVRFIFQHAEEVIPSGAKQLVGLGVLDGVSMIFGLHVDVMRPSGSIWCRVGTIMGACNDFDIVIRGAGGHASQPELCVDPIHIASEVVANLQSVVSRRVSALKAPVLSVTHIAGGTGAYNVIPDSVHMRGTLRCLDRNTQACVPGLMEEMIAGITKAHGAQYELSWLEPNIVTYNDPKAYEVAKAAAVRLVGEENYHELSTPLLGVADFSEYQAVVPGCLCWLGVGNSGLGDANNHNYSAKFRLNEAAMEVGVKHHVLIIASLMMQAEGSKEA is encoded by the coding sequence ATGTCTTTTGTGCAGACCCTCATCACAGCAGTGCAACCTGAGGtggtgcagtggcgccgccaCATCCACGAGCATCCATATGTTGCATATGAGGAGCAGCCCACTGCCGACTACGTGGCGGACCTCCTCGGCTGCATGCCCGCGCCGCTGGACATTCGTCGGCTGACGCCGAACAGCGTCGTGGCGGACCTtcggggtggcgctggcgagggCCCCATGTACGCCCTGCGCGCCGACATggatgcactgccgctgcaggaggagagcggcgagcCCTTCAGCTCGAAGCGGCCAGGCGTGATGCACGCGTGCGGCCACGATGCGCACACGGCGATGCTGCTTGGCGCAGTGAAGGTGCTGTGCCAGATGCGCGACCGCATCCGTGGCACCGTTCGCTTTATTTTCCAGCACGCCGAGGAGGTGATTCCGAGCGGGGCAAAGCAGCTGGTGGGGCTTGGGGTGCTGGATGGCGTGTCCATGATCTTTGGGCTGCATGTCGATGTCATGCGCCCCTCTGGGTCAATCTGGTGTCGTGTAGGTACGATTATGGGTGCCTGCAACGACTTCGACATTGTGATtcgcggtgctggcggccaTGCCTCGCAGCCGGAGCTGTGTGTCGATCCCATTCACATTGCCTCCGAGGTAGTGGCAAACCTCCAGTCCGTTGTATCCCGTCGCGTGAGTGCGCTGAAGGCTCCTGTGCTGAGCGTCACGCATATCGCGGGCGGCACCGGTGCGTATAACGTGATTCCAGACTCTGTGCACATGCGCGGCACGCTACGCTGTCTCGACCGCAACACTCAGGCCTGCGTCCCTGGCCTGATGGAGGAGATGATCGCCGGCATCACAAAGGCGCATGGCGCTCAGTACGAGCTGAGCTGGCTGGAGCCCAACATCGTGACGTACAACGACCCGAAGGCGTACGAGGTAGCTAAAGCTGCCGCAGTCCGTCTTGTCGGTGAGGAGAACTATCATGAGCTCTCCACTCCTCTTCTAGGAGTGGCTGATTTTTCGGAGTATCAGGCGGTGGTCCCCGGCTGTCTTTGCTGGCTGGGTGTGGGAAACAGCGGTTTGGGAGACGCTAACAACCACAACTACAGTGCAAAGTTCCGTCTTAACGAAGCGGCGATGGAAGTTGGTGTGAAGCACCATGTGCTCATCATCGCGTCACTCATGATGCAGGCAGAAGGCTCCAAAGAGGCGTAG
- a CDS encoding putative N-acyl-L-amino acid amidohydrolase: MPPILTPVQTPITSPPPLPLPPSIFEPSQPSKRFYSSLLSSTLSAYSSVIYIPIMASLISDLIKVVQPEVVQWRRHIHEHPYVAYEEQPTADYVADLLGCMPAPLDIRRLTPNSVVADLRGGAGEGPMYALRADMDALPLQEESGEPFSSKRPGVMHACGHDAHTAMLLGAVKVLCQMRDRIRGTVRFIFQHAEEVIPSGAKQLVGLGVLDGVSMIFGLHVDVMRPSGSIWCRVGTIMGACNDFDIVIRGAGGHASQPELCVDPIHIASEVVANLQSVVSRRVSALKAPVLSVTHIAGGTGAYNVIPDSVHMRGTLRCLDRDTQACVPGLMEEMIAGITKAHGAQYELSWVEPVTVTYNDPKAYEVAVQASRDTLGEENYHVLENPKFGVEDFSEYVTVIPGCYILLGAKPFGDAKISPAHSSTFRIDEDAFLHGIGFHVNVIRILMIDS; the protein is encoded by the coding sequence ATGCCACCAATTTTAACTCCTGTCCAAACACCCATaacctcacccccccccctccctcttcccccttccatCTTTGAACCTTCACAGCCGTCGAAAAGGTTCTACAGCTCTTTGTTATCGTCTACCCTATCAGCATACTCCAGTGTCATCTACATACCAATCATGGCGTCATTGATAAGCGACCTGATTAAGGTTGTGCAGCCTGAGGtggtgcagtggcgccgccaCATCCACGAGCATCCATATGTTGCATATGAGGAGCAGCCCACTGCCGACTACGTGGCGGACCTCCTCGGCTGCATGCCCGCGCCGCTGGACATTCGTCGGCTGACGCCGAACAGCGTCGTGGCGGACCTtcggggtggcgctggcgagggCCCCATGTACGCCCTGCGCGCCGACATggatgcactgccgctgcaggaggagagcggcgagcCCTTCAGCTCGAAGCGGCCAGGCGTGATGCACGCGTGCGGCCACGATGCGCACACAGCGATGCTGCTTGGCGCAGTGAAGGTGCTGTGCCAGATGCGCGACCGCATCCGTGGCACCGTTCGCTTTATTTTCCAGCACGCCGAGGAGGTGATTCCGAGCGGGGCAAAGCAGCTGGTGGGGCTTGGGGTGCTGGATGGCGTGTCCATGATCTTTGGGCTGCATGTCGATGTCATGCGCCCCTCTGGGTCAATCTGGTGTCGTGTAGGTACGATTATGGGTGCCTGCAACGACTTCGACATTGTGATtcgcggtgctggcggccaTGCCTCGCAGCCGGAGCTGTGTGTCGATCCCATTCACATTGCCTCCGAGGTAGTGGCAAACCTCCAGTCCGTTGTATCCCGTCGCGTGAGTGCGCTGAAGGCTCCTGTGCTGAGCGTCACGCATATCGCGGGCGGCACCGGTGCGTATAACGTGATTCCAGACTCTGTGCACATGCGCGGCACGCTACGCTGTCTCGACCGCGACACTCAGGCCTGCGTCCCTGGCCTGATGGAGGAGATGATCGCCGGCATCACAAAGGCGCATGGCGCTCAGTACGAGCTGAGCTGGGTGGAACCCGTCACTGTGACGTACAACGACCCGAAGGCGTACGAGGTTGCTGTGCAAGCTTCTCGGGATACACTCGGTGAGGAGAACTACCATGTTCTTGAAAACCCTAAGTTTGGTGTGGAGGACTTCTCCGAATATGTCACCGTCATTCCGGGCTGCTATATTCTTCTTGGGGCAAAGCCATTTGGCGATGCGAAGATTTCACCGGCACACAGCTCCACGTTTCGAATCGACGAGGACGCTTTTTTGCACGGAATCGGGTTCCACGTGAATGTTATCCGCATTCTGATGATTGACTCGTAA
- a CDS encoding putative soluble n-ethylmaleimide sensitive factor: MSSADSMFADADKKTKKTFFKDFEGAFDLFNKAGVRYKLDKDFMRAGDAYSRAGDCAVKLGDKAGAGMAFADAVNAYKKIDAGKAKTMLDMAVRLQIENNRLSGAARLLLEFATSLEEQGSGMDAIPHYEQAMQYFKAEDQKAQAQKCMIAIGKIYGENDQYDKALMYYERIANEMLGGPLKFQAQDYFLRAMLCRYAMVTNDNRFEGSEECRDALQQYMSADIYLKNTREAEFLQLILDAVTDSDVEKFEIGVSLLQDIRKLDDWKTHVLLVVKHNMESLA; the protein is encoded by the coding sequence ATGTCCTCCGCCGACTCCATGTTCGCAGATGCGGACaagaagacaaagaaaaCGTTCTTCAAGGACTTCGAGGGCGCCTTTGACCTCTTCAACAAAGCTGGCGTCCGGTACAAGCTGGACAAGGACTTCATGCGCGCCGGCGATGCCTACTCGCGTGCCGGAGACTGTGCGGTGAAACTTGGCGACAAGGCGGGGGCGGGTATGGCCTTTGCCGACGCCGTGAATGCTTACAAGAAAATCGACGCGGGCAAGGCCAAGACGATGCTAGACATGGCAGTGCGTCTGCAAATTGAAAACAATCGCTTGtccggcgcggcgcggcttCTCTTGGAGTTCGCTACCTCTCTCGAGGAGCAGGGGTCTGGCATGGATGCCATCCCACATTACGAACAAGCTATGCAATACTTCAAAGCCGAGGACCAGAAGGCGCAGGCACAGAAGTGTATGATAGCAATAGGGAAGATCTACGGCGAGAACGACCAGTATGACAAGGCTCTCATGTACTACGAGCGCATTGCAAATGAGATGCTTGGCGGCCCTCTCAAGTTCCAGGCGCAGGACTACTTCCTGCGGGCGATGCTCTGCCGCTACGCCATGGTGACCAACGACAATCGCTTCGAGGGGAGTGAGGAGTGccgcgacgcgctgcagcagtacaTGTCCGCCGATATCTACCTGAAGAACACACGCGAGGCGGAGTTCCTGCAGCTCATCCTGGACGCCGTCACCGACAGCGACGTGGAGAAGTTTGAGATTGGTGTGTCGTTGCTGCAGGACATTCGCAAGCTGGATGACTGGAAGACACATGTTTTGCTTGTGGTGAAGCACAACATGGAGAGCCTCGCGTGA
- a CDS encoding putative separin — protein sequence MTSPYSSLLRTLHYATSRTLHNLDEVAALVEAAEKLSSSRYHRLASPWDLPKLLSSALRTQLNTRMCSSAAVASSVSTVSLCRVLATAWRLCPLVTLPLPSVADDDISPASVASLLSLTDEDVVRVGREMASLANAPGSSDAAESPACGTAIAVVTSLLLYWHMLSSEAQEATAKGEEMFRRVSTTVWRCLQQWTTANGCNEVRRRLLTTWVNTVLRRALQCTSGLCVVSAVTLLDTVAQSRTDLTMSMTFTSSGLSNSGLSESWVRLHLRVCQYVMEDMRTHQAAFSTEWSRSVAPVLTRAFAQEPSLLSPSFSNVVQFAEPLDASLGELMRVVHRVRRCALSSSAAAQAGEHASWVSANTLEPLLCLATLSQRLAATGVPVVSFTTAETYRTCVAPLIAVSLRWGLVAEACALLDWFTDALDDRGAQWQRRLHQILDGITLDAASSAPAATLTGSREREGGLPYIKCLEELQCTSSTALDVLATSHDIRQLRPVCDALLRHHPSEWATEVLQDSFASFFVLGGLTRLIDALLQARDAPLARFYVTLLGRLLPRCACPTQLEALLRLVHRLATVLTTTHLSAADYAAPGSRYGTALAGWRHLKITLEHVCAELFDCDDVGGAGHLGWPRQSTAGLAWDARKRLQGFCGHSITLSGVESADAAASAQVMSNYPAVTLGTLVELCYAPAGSQSEKEGQLWLRRTRVSTTCSSGAQHTQDQQLPNLVVRCPVGEALQACAAEMADVMSQNRAQLVRGIASAVGETGRCLDNQSSCELATGTSCRWKQAGNCAAAPTETNPQRQQRLKEVWWCERFELDSRIGRVAVSMQDALGAAHMLLLGDPSPSLSGQLQALAVRFASECMRLRGDSRCPPVDAMQRVTLQVLVAAPYLWRDKTQSRGKITCWYGPRNARSCMCCTQTVKRAQRTLLEAVTSLGQLVVTATAAAAESSSSYALASEPGRLEECWLGLLVDKAVQCVVEEMVPAVLDAYYRELMPDAATTAPSDGGECHHHHANLLLVSREHVYVVLDGELHALPWEALDVCQERSMSRVPSCDYLKFYSTDSSAVSLRRSFVYRDDEALQHSSSRLTDLIAKHSHWEVAYGETLQAAAAAARSDGNTIASPLMHRLLSQSKASSDRIDTFVYAGHKGGEHLVPRSALYDWIPAAAGVPPVLVLLMGCSSARMQASALYDCFGLPFAYLSAGVSCVLGCLWDVTDADIDRLTCRFLQVASQTMEDGKCITIGECLAVARRACKLHYLTSMATVFYGVNCYVEATREEDNRASA from the coding sequence ATGACATCACCCTACAGCTCCCTATTGCGGACCCTCCATTATGCCACCAGCCGCACCTTGCACAACCTCGACGAGgttgcggcgctggtggaaGCCGCGGAGAAGCTGTCCTCCTCCCGCTATCACCGCCTCGCATCGCCGTGGGATCTGCCGAAACTACTCTCGTCCGCGTTACGCACGCAGCTCAACACACGCATGTGTTcgtctgcagcggtggctaGCAGTGTCAGTACagtctctctgtgccgcgTGCTGGCAACAGCGTGGCGGCTGTGTCCGCTGGTGACGCTACCGTTGCCTAGTGTCGCCGATGATGACATCTCACCGGCCAGCGTCGCATCGCTTCTGTCGCTCACCGATGAGGACGTTGTGCGGGTGGGGCGGGAGATGGCCTCGCTGGCGAACGCTCCAGGTTCTTCGGACGCAGCGGAGTCGCCTGCTTGTGGCACGGCGATCGCTGTTgtgacgtcgctgctgctctactGGCACATGCTGTCCAGCGAGGCACAGGAAGCCACTGCAAAGGGTGAGGAAATGTTTCGGCGGGTGTCGACGACAGTGTGGCGGTGTTTACAGCAGTGGACCACAGCTAACGGCTGTAATGAGGTGCGTCGTAGACTCCTCACAACTTGGGTGAAcacggtgctgcggcgtgcaCTACAGTGTACGAGTGGCCTGTGTGTGGTGAGCGccgtgacgctgctggacaCTGTCGCGCAATCGCGCACGGATTTGACGATGTCCATGACTTTCACCTCAAGCGGTCTATCGAACAGTGGACTCAGCGAGTCTTGGGTaaggctgcacctgcgcgtCTGCCAATATGTAATGGAGGACATGCGCACGCACCAAGCGGCCTTCAGTACAGAGTGGAGTCGCTCCGTCGCACCGGTGCTCACTCGCGCCTTCGCGCAGGAGCCGTCTTTGCTATCCCCCTCCTTTAGCAATGTGGTGCAGTTTGCCGAGCCGCTGGACGCTTCGCTGGGTGAACTGATGCGTGTGGTCCACCgtgtgcggcggtgcgcACTCAGCAGTAGTGCCGCAGCACAGGCGGGCGAGCACGCCTCGTGGGTGAGTGCAAATACCCTAGAGCCGCTCCTGTGTTTGGCAACTCTCTCGCAGCGACTGGCTGCAACGGGGGTACCGGTCGTGTCCTTCACGACGGCCGAAACTTATCGCACATGCGTGGCGCCGCTAATTGCGGTGTCACTTCGCTGGGGCCTTGTTGCagaggcgtgtgcgctgctcgACTGGTTCACCGACGCGTTGGATGACCGTGGagcgcagtggcagcggcgcttgcATCAAATCCTGGACGGTATTACACTAGATGCGGCCTCTTCCGCGCCAGCGGCCACCTTGACCGGGTCGCGCGAACGAGAGGGAGGTCTGCCGTACATCAAGTGTCTTGAAGAACTTcagtgcacctcctccacggcTCTGGATGTGCTGGCCACTTCTCACGACATCAGGCAGCTGCGGCCGGTATGTGACGCcctcctgcgccaccacccttCTGAGTGGGCCACGGAGGTGCTACAGGACTCGTTTGCCTCATTCTTTGTTCTCGGTGGACTCACACGCCTGATTGATGCGCTGTTACAGGCACGTGATGCCCCGCTGGCACGCTTCTACGTGACGTTGCTGGGGCGCCTCCTCCCGCGTTGCGCCTGCCCAACACAACTCGAAGCACTGCTGCGACTTGTGCACCGCCTTGCCACCgtgctcaccaccacccacctcTCCGCGGCGGACTACGCCGCTCCTGGAAGCCGCTACGGAACAGCCTTGGCGGGGTGGCGACATCTGAAGATCACCCTCGAGCACGTGTGCGCAGAGCTTTTCGATTGTGACGACGTGGGCGGTGCAGGGCACCTCGGCTGGCCACGGCAGAGCACTGCGGGTCTTGCATGGGACGCTCGGAAACGTCTTCAAGGTTTTTGCGGGCACAGCATCACTCTCAGCGGAGTAGAGAGCGCTGATGCCGCCGCTTCTGCTCAGGTAATGTCCAACTATCCTGCGGTCACCCTGGGCACCCTTGTGGAACTCTGCTACGCCCCTGCCGGTTCTCAGAGTGAAAAAGAGGGGCAGCTGTGGCTCCGACGCACTCGGGTCAGCACCACGTGTTCCTCAGGGGCGCAGCACACGCAAGATCAGCAGCTGCCCAACCTAGTGGTACGCTGCCCTGTTGGGGAGGCACTACAGGCTTGCGCAGCTGAGATGGCAGACGTGATGAGCCAAAACCGAGCGCAACTAGTGCGAGGCATCGCAAGCGCAGTCGGGGAGACGGGCCGGTGCCTTGACAACCAAAGCTCATGTGAGCTTGCCACAGGCACAAGCTGCAGGTGGAAGCAAGCGGGCAACTgtgccgcggcgccgacCGAAACGAAtcctcagcggcagcaacggctCAAAgaggtgtggtggtgtgaaCGGTTTGAGCTTGACAGTCGTATTGGCCGGGTTGCAGTGTCGATGCAAGACGCCCTCGGGGCGGCGCAtatgctgctgctcggcgacCCCAGTCCCTCCCTCAGTGGCCAGCTGCAAGCACTGGCGGTACGCTTCGCCTCCGAGTGCATGCGTCTCCGCGGCGACAGTCGATGCCCTCCTGTTGACGCCATGCAGCGCGTCACTCTGCAGGTTCTTGTGGCGGCTCCGTACCTGTGGAGAGATAAGACACAATCTCGTGGGAAGATCACGTGCTGGTACGGCCCACGCAACGCACGCAGTTGCATGTGTTGTACGCAGACAGTGAAGCGCGCGCAGAGGACATTGCTCGAGGCGGTCACGTCGCTAGGACAGCTGGTCGTAACCGCtacagcggcagctgctgagtcATCGTCGTCATATGCACTCGCTAGTGAGCCGGGGCGCCTGGAGGAATGCTGGCTGGGGCTGTTGGTGGATAAGGCAGTACAGTGTGTTGTGGAAGAAATGGTACCGGCAGTGCTGGACGCGTACTACCGCGAGCTCATGCCagacgccgccaccactgcgccGAGTGATGGTGGGGAATGTCATCATCACCATGCGAACTTGCTTCTTGTCTCTCGCGAGCACGTGTATGTGGTACTGGACGGAGAGCTGCACGCGTTGCCTTGGGAAGCCCTGGATGTGTGCCAAGAGCGCAGCATGTCTCGCGTGCCGTCGTGTGACTACCTGAAGTTCTACAGCACGGACTCGTCGGCCGTATCCCTGCGACGCTCCTTTGTCTACCGCGATGACGAGGCTCTGCAACACAGCTCCTCCAGACTTACAGATCTCATCGCGAAGCACTCGCATTGGGAGGTGGCCTACggagagacgctgcaggcggcagcggcggcggcgcggagTGACGGCAATACAATCGCTTCGCCGCTAatgcaccgcctcctttccCAGTCCAAGGCCTCGAGCGATCGCATTGACACATTCGTGTACGCGGGGCACAAGGGTGGGGAACACCTGGTGCCTCGCAGTGCGCTGTACGACTGGAttccagctgcagctggcgtgCCCCcggtgttggtgctgctgatgggCTGCAGCTCTGCCCGTATGCAAGCCAGCGCGCTCTATGACTGTTTTGGCTTGCCCTTCGCGTACCTTAGCGCAGGCGTGTCGTGCGTTCTGGGTTGCCTGTGGGACGTCACGGACGCCGACATTGACCGCCTTACCTGTCGCTTTCTACAAGTAGCCAGTCAGACGATGGAGGATGGCAAATGCATAACCATTGGGGAGTGCCTGGCAGTGGCGCGCCGGGCCTGCAAGTTGCATTACCTGACCAGCATGGCAACCGTCTTCTATGGGGTGAACTGTTACGTGGAGGCTACGAGGGAAGAAGACAACAGGGCTTCTGCGTGA
- a CDS encoding mitochondrial RNA ligase 2, which translates to MLRRCLLAQLVRRSPILFSGEREALFERYSEIENAHSRRIEALKNAGLFNDEWIATEKVHGANFGIYSTEHGKTLQYAKRSGIMPPHEHFFGYHILIPDLARYAQKGRELLMEHLGSSPSTVIINGELFGGKYDHPSVPKRRQSVMVAGRPRTITAVQNNAFPQYCPDLHFYAFDIKYRMTEEEDYCTMTYDEALAIFEKIPGLLYAKAIIRGPLNKVTAFDVEHFVTTIPPLVGMGDYPLKGNWSEGLVVKHRRRGEPGFDPKGLTIMKLKCTAFQEISTDRRQGPRVDEMEEVRRQSIQVSGVQLPDMESVIREPEVRQATQHLLSHVCENRLQSVLSKIGTDPFETQSMTPNELSTLLAKDALKDFLKEVDAKIINAPLLIRREMTRYVLFEARKYVASRWKDILGQQKNADGES; encoded by the coding sequence ATGCTTAGACGATGCCTGCTTGCACAGCTCGTGCGCCGCTCGCCGATTCTCTTTtcgggggaaagggaagcgCTGTTTGAGCGCTATAGTGAGATTGAAAACGCCCACTCACGACGCATTGAGGCACTGAAGAACGCTGGTCTCTTCAATGATGAGTGGATTGCCACGGAAAAGGTCCATGGCGCTAACTTTGGCATCTACTCAACAGAACACGGAAAGACTCTTCAGTACGCAAAGCGGAGCGGCATCATGCCGCCGCACGAGCATTTCTTTGGCTACCACATACTGATACCAGATCTCGCAAGGTATGCCCAGAAAGGCCGAGAACTGCTCATGGAACATCTCGGCTCTTCACCCAGCACCGTTATTATTAACGGGGAGCTCTTTGGCGGCAAGTATGACCACCCAAGCGTGCCAaagcggcggcagagcgTGATGGTGGCCGGCAGGCCGCGCACCATTACAGCTGTGCAGAACAACGCCTTCCCACAGTACTGCCCAGACCTGCACTTCTACGCCTTCGACATCAAGTACCGGATGACCGAGGAAGAGGATTACTGCACTATGACATACGACGAAGCCCTGGCCATCTTTGAGAAAATTCCGGGCCTGCTCTACGCGAAGGCTATCATTCGAGGGCCACTGAACAAAGTGACCGCGTTTGACGTGGAGCACTTCGTCACGACAATTCCTCCGCTGGTGGGGATGGGCGACTACCCGCTCAAGGGAAACTGGTCGGAGGGCCTCGTGGTAAagcaccgccgtcgtggcGAGCCCGGTTTCGACCCAAAGGGGCTCACCATCATGAAGTTGAAGTGCACTGCCTTCCAGGAGATCTCGACCGATCGTCGCCAGGGGCCGCGTGTAGacgagatggaggaggtTCGGCGGCAGTCCATCCAAGTCTCCGGCGTTCAGCTACCGGACATGGAAAGCGTCATTCGAGAGCCCGAGGTGCGCCAGGCGACACAGCACCTACTTAGCCACGTGTGTGAAAATCGCCTTCAGAGTGTCCTGTCCAAAATCGGTACCGACCCGTTCGAGACGCAGTCTATGACTCCCAACGAGCTCTCCACGCTGCTCGCAAAAGATGCGCTGAAGGACTTCTTGAAGGAGGTGGACGCAAAGATCATCAACGCACCGCTACTCATCCGCCGCGAGATGACCCGCTACGTTCTGTTCGAGGCGCGCAAGTACGTTGCCAGTAGATGGAAGGACATCCTCGGGCAGCAAAAGAATGCAGACGGTGAGTCATGA
- a CDS encoding phosphatase-like protein has translation MPTVPFTGQVQMEWYQSVEQIHFIFYVKNRTNDDVAVTKTATSLEVTIRLDDNGREYSCSYDPLFAELTDDPPSISARPMKVEVSLTKAQPYQWPTLERKADAEGAVVAPISDAPSGALPATAKDLRYPNSKGKDWSALKLEVEEDAKPEGEAALNKLFQQIYGDGSDEQRRAMIKSFTESGGTVLSTNWEDVKKKKVEAQPPKGMEAKTISD, from the coding sequence ATGCCGACAGTGCCCTTCACTGGACAAGTGCAGATGGAGTGGTACCAGTCTGTGGAGCAGATCCACTTCATCTTCTACGTAAAGAACCGCACAAATGACGATGTTGCCGTGACGAAAACCGCCACGTCGCTTGAGGTGACCATCCGCCTCGATGATAACGGACGCGAGTACAGCTGCAGCTACGACCCGCTTTTCGCAGAGCTGACGGACGATCCCCCGTCCATCTCGGCGCGTCCCATGAAGGTTGAGGTGTCCCTGACAAAGGCCCAGCCGTACCAGTGGCCGACGCTGGAACGCAAAGCTGACGCGGAGGGTGCAGTAGTGGCCCCCATCTCTGACGCACCCTCTGGCGCGCTTCCTGCAACGGCCAAGGACCTCAGGTACCCGAACAGCAAGGGCAAGGACTGGAGCGCGTTGAAGCTGGAGGTCGAGGAGGACGCAAAGCCGGAAGGTGAAGCGGCCCTCAACAAGCTGTTCCAACAAATCTATGGCGATGGCTCCgatgagcagcgccgtgcgATGATCAAGTCCTTTACAGAGAGCGGCGGCACGGTGCTGTCCACCAACTGGGAGGACgtaaagaaaaagaaagtgGAGGCGCAGCCGCCAAAGG
- a CDS encoding ribosomal protein S11 homolog: protein MSAAPQYYHAHQVDATIQHQKAYQRQTAVNENMHRSSRKHVNKSGHIRYAKKIGLGFKTPAKALNGKYIDRKCPFTSNVVIRGRILRGIVHSTKMHRTIIIRRNYLHFIKKYQRYQKRHKSLAVHCSPAFDPKQGDEVVVGQCRPLSKTIRYNVLEVVSKSAADKLGKKFAKN, encoded by the coding sequence ATGTCCGCTGCGCCTCAGTACTACCATGCGCATCAGGTGGATGCCACCATTCAGCACCAGAAGGCGTATCAGCGCCAGACGGCGGTGAATGAGAACATGCACCGCTCGAGTCGCAAGCACGTCAACAAGTCCGGCCACATCCGCTACGCCAAGAAGATTGGGCTGGGCTTCAAGACCCCGGCGAAGGCGCTGAACGGCAAGTACATCGATCGCAAGTGCCCCTTCACGAGCAACGTGGTGATCCGCGGCCGCATCCTGCGCGGGATTGTGCACTCCACCAAGATGCACCGCACCATCATCATCCGCCGCAACTACCTGCACTTCATCAAGAAGTACCAGCGTTACCAGAAGCGCCACAAGTCCCTGGCTGTGCACTGCAGCCCCGCCTTCGACCCCAAGCAAGGTGATGAGGTCGTTGTTGGCCAGTGCCGCCCGCTGAGCAAGACAATCCGCTACAACGTGTTGGAGGTGGTGTCGAAGAGCGCTGCCGACAAGTTGGGCAAGAAGTTCGCCAAGAACTAA